Proteins encoded by one window of Enterococcus saccharolyticus subsp. saccharolyticus:
- a CDS encoding ABC transporter permease: MFLAIKEMRYAKLRYGLIIGMMVLIAYVVFMLSGLARGLAEEFKKGVDDWQAQEIVLSEEANKTLAASQLTMDDFEQVTAKQKAPIGIYSGAIKDQQQNVTVFGTTNDAFLLPKLIKGHPFKTKNEIIIPENLAKETYQIGDTIKIGNYPEPLKIVGITAENYYTVTPVIYTTLDTWTQLKFGDQPLTTQPINAVVTKEKAQLPTANEMMVSLTIPDLIENIPGYSAQNLTLDAMIYFLFVVATAVVGIFMYVITLQKTAIFGVMKAQGIRNRFIANSLVAQAFIVGMIGVGLAMVLAFGTSFILPEVMPFAIIWSQWLVYSGLFIIVAIIGGLFSIRTVAKVDPITAIGG, from the coding sequence ATGTTTTTAGCAATCAAAGAAATGCGTTACGCTAAATTACGTTATGGTTTAATCATTGGCATGATGGTTTTAATCGCTTATGTCGTATTTATGCTCTCTGGTTTAGCACGTGGTTTGGCCGAAGAATTTAAAAAAGGCGTAGATGATTGGCAAGCGCAAGAAATCGTCTTATCCGAAGAAGCCAACAAAACATTGGCAGCCTCTCAATTAACAATGGATGATTTTGAACAAGTAACAGCCAAGCAGAAAGCACCCATCGGTATTTATAGTGGTGCTATCAAAGACCAGCAACAAAATGTCACTGTTTTCGGAACAACCAATGATGCGTTCTTATTGCCAAAGCTTATTAAAGGGCATCCATTCAAAACAAAGAATGAAATTATCATTCCTGAAAACTTAGCAAAAGAGACCTATCAAATTGGTGATACAATCAAGATTGGTAATTACCCTGAACCTTTAAAAATTGTTGGGATTACTGCGGAAAATTATTACACCGTTACACCAGTTATCTACACGACTCTGGATACTTGGACACAACTTAAATTTGGTGACCAACCGTTAACAACTCAACCAATTAATGCTGTGGTAACCAAAGAAAAAGCCCAACTACCAACAGCGAATGAAATGATGGTTTCTTTAACAATTCCTGATTTAATCGAAAATATTCCTGGTTATTCCGCACAAAATTTAACACTAGATGCCATGATCTATTTCTTATTTGTGGTTGCAACAGCAGTCGTAGGTATCTTTATGTATGTGATTACGCTACAAAAAACAGCGATTTTTGGTGTCATGAAAGCCCAAGGAATTCGCAATCGTTTTATTGCCAACTCATTAGTTGCCCAAGCATTTATTGTGGGGATGATTGGCGTTGGCCTAGCAATGGTGTTAGCATTTGGCACTAGTTTCATCTTACCAGAAGTCATGCCTTTTGCGATTATTTGGTCACAATGGCTAGTATATAGTGGGCTATTTATTATTGTCGCAATTATCGGCGGTCTCTTTTCGATTCGGACAGTTGCCAAAGTCGATCCAATTACAGCGATAGGAGGATAA